Proteins found in one Gardnerella vaginalis ATCC 14018 = JCM 11026 genomic segment:
- a CDS encoding GNAT family protein has product MCEIRLRKATLSDLKDIENIYERARVFMANNGNPHQWGDRFPLTSSVIEDIRLNRFNLLVDTDPDFGNERILAQFALCEGLDEVYAKIDGAWLDDVLPYVTIHRLASSGVKPKMARECLKWAKLNYSNVRIDTHPDNLIMQKVILREGFSKCGLVVIPDRAHSATRIAYQWLRSHNHVIRY; this is encoded by the coding sequence ATGTGTGAAATAAGATTGAGGAAAGCAACTCTTAGCGATCTAAAAGATATTGAAAATATTTATGAGAGAGCAAGAGTATTTATGGCAAATAATGGCAATCCTCATCAATGGGGAGATCGTTTTCCTCTAACATCTAGTGTTATAGAAGATATTCGTTTGAACCGTTTTAATCTTCTTGTAGACACGGACCCAGACTTTGGCAATGAGCGCATTTTGGCGCAATTTGCACTGTGCGAGGGCCTTGATGAAGTCTACGCAAAGATTGACGGAGCGTGGCTAGATGACGTTTTGCCATACGTTACAATCCATAGACTTGCATCTTCGGGAGTCAAGCCAAAAATGGCAAGAGAGTGTTTAAAATGGGCTAAGCTCAACTACTCTAATGTTAGAATCGACACTCATCCCGACAACTTGATTATGCAAAAAGTTATTTTGCGAGAAGGCTTTAGCAAGTGTGGTCTTGTTGTGATTCCAGATCGCGCGCATAGTGCAACTAGAATCGCGTATCAATGGTTGCGCTCGCATAATCATGT
- a CDS encoding S-ribosylhomocysteine lyase gives MSENQNNQPTPRPESFELDHTKVKAPYVRYIDTQKGPNGDVISNYDIRLTQPNQEAIPTGALHTIEHTIAVLLRQRIEGYIDCSPFGCRTGFHLLTWGTHSTEDVARALKESLEFIAYKATWEDVPATTIESCGNYRDHSLFGARQWCKDILDKGISSDPFERKIV, from the coding sequence ATGAGCGAAAATCAAAACAATCAGCCGACTCCTCGTCCAGAAAGCTTTGAGCTTGATCACACTAAAGTTAAAGCTCCATATGTTCGCTATATTGACACTCAAAAAGGCCCGAATGGAGACGTTATTTCTAACTACGATATTCGCTTAACTCAGCCTAACCAAGAGGCTATTCCTACGGGCGCTTTGCATACGATTGAGCATACGATTGCTGTTCTTTTGCGTCAGCGCATTGAAGGTTACATTGATTGCTCTCCATTTGGTTGCCGTACAGGATTCCACCTTTTAACTTGGGGCACTCATAGCACGGAAGATGTTGCGCGCGCGTTGAAGGAATCGCTTGAATTTATTGCGTACAAAGCTACTTGGGAAGATGTTCCAGCTACAACTATTGAGTCTTGCGGAAACTACCGCGATCATAGTTTGTTTGGAGCGCGTCAATGGTGCAAAGATATTTTAGACAAGGGCATTAGCTCCGATCCTTTTGAGCGTAAGATTGTGTGA